Sequence from the Thermocoleostomius sinensis A174 genome:
AAGAATGGGCCGAAAGCGTGACGAGTAAAGGAATAAAAGCCACCTGCATGGGGAAGGGCTACAGATAGTTCTGCGATGCTGTAGACCATGCAGATGTACATGACGGCCATTAAAGCCGTCGCGATCGCCAATCCCCAAAAACCACCCACCGCTAGACCATAGTTCCAACCATAAAAGTCCCCTGAAATCACGGCTCCGACACCTAGTGCCCAAAGTAACCATGCATTAGCACTACCTCGCAGTTGCCGTTGCCTCAAATAGCTGTCGGGAACTTTTTCATAGGAGATGAATCCGCGAGACTTTTGCATAAGCTAGACAGTACTCCTTACTCGATCAGGAAGAGAATTCAGAACTTGAGATTTGCAGCAAAAGATACACAACAGTCTTGTAGAGGGTTTTCCGAGGTATACACGCTCGTTTACCCAACCTGTTGCAAACATCAGACAATAAAAGTAATTGAGTTGTCGCTATAAATTTGCCTCCGCATTACTGCGAAGGCTAGAAGCAATCTAATATACAGCGTAAATTTCTTACGCCCGGAAAGCTTCGGTACCTGAACTGACCGGTTGAAAACCCTCGACAAATCCTCCAAACTGGTAGGTAGCCAAACACAGCGGTGTGTCTCTAAAAGGAAGGAGGAAACTAGCATGGACGCAGACCAACAGCCTACTCTCTCGATTGCGTCCTCTAGTGGCGAGAATCATAACCCTGAGATGGGCGGAGGGCTACCTGTCATTCAGTACTGGGCTGAGCATACACTATCCCCCGAAGGGCCAAAGCTCTGGCAAACCTTAACTCATAAAAGCGCCTGTCTCTCTTGTGCGTGGGGAACGGGTGGGCAAAAAGGCGGCTTTACTAATGAAGCAGGCGAAACATTGCAACGCTGCATGAAAAGTGTGGAATCTATTTCGGCTGAAATTCAGCCAGCCGTGCCTGCTCAGGTGTTTGCCCAGAAACGAATTACCGAACTGCAAAGCTTAACCTCGCTCGAAGCCGATCGTCTAGGTCGCCTCAGCTATCCCATGATTCTGCGAGCAGGCAGTTCCTATTACAAACGCATTTCCTGGCATGAAATTTATGCCATTGCCGAAGCGGCATTTCGGAAACCGCCTGAGCGCATTGCCTCCTACAGTTCTGGACGTTCTTCTAATGAAGCAGCATTTTTGCTGCAACTGATGCTGCGGACGATCGGTTCCAATAATTTAGCTGACTGTTCGGATCTGTGTCATGCGCCTTCAACGGTGGGGCTAAAGCAAATGTTTGGCTCTGGTACGTCAATGGTCAGCCTGGAAAGCTTGAAGCAAGCTGATTGTGTGGTGTTGGTGGGGTCGAATGCGCCCGCGAATCATCCTCGCTTAATGAATGAGTTGATCAAACTGCGCGATCGGGGCGGCAAGGTGATTGTGATTAACCCAGTACTGGAAGTGGGACTGGTCAAGTTTGGGTCGCCTGCTTTTCCAGTGAAGTCGCTGTTGACTGGTTCTGAAATTGCCTCGATGTACGTACAACCAATTCCCGGTAGTGACACCGCCCTGTTTGTTGGTATTCAAAAAGCGCTACTAGAGCAGAATTTGGTGCAGTGGGATTATTTGAAAGCCCACACAGAAGGCTGGGAAGCTGTTGTTGAACAGGCTCGATCGACCCCTTGGGAGGCGATTGTCAATACTTGCGGTGTTTCTCAGGCTGAAATTGCCACCGTTGCCCAACTGATTGGTCACTCCAATGGCGTGGTGTTTGCCTGGGCGATGGGTATCACGCAGCACGATAACGGTGTCGATAATGTCTACAGCATTGCCAATACAGCCCTCCTGACTGGAAATGCCGGCAAAATTGGAGCGGGGACGATGCCGATTCGCGGTCATTCCAATGTGCAGGGCTATGGCTCGATGGGGGTAACGGTGCGACTGAAGCAAGAGATCCAGACGGCGATGGAAAAGCTGCTGGGGCGATCACTCAGTCGCGTTCCGGGTTATGACACTCGCGCTTTGAT
This genomic interval carries:
- a CDS encoding FdhF/YdeP family oxidoreductase — protein: MDADQQPTLSIASSSGENHNPEMGGGLPVIQYWAEHTLSPEGPKLWQTLTHKSACLSCAWGTGGQKGGFTNEAGETLQRCMKSVESISAEIQPAVPAQVFAQKRITELQSLTSLEADRLGRLSYPMILRAGSSYYKRISWHEIYAIAEAAFRKPPERIASYSSGRSSNEAAFLLQLMLRTIGSNNLADCSDLCHAPSTVGLKQMFGSGTSMVSLESLKQADCVVLVGSNAPANHPRLMNELIKLRDRGGKVIVINPVLEVGLVKFGSPAFPVKSLLTGSEIASMYVQPIPGSDTALFVGIQKALLEQNLVQWDYLKAHTEGWEAVVEQARSTPWEAIVNTCGVSQAEIATVAQLIGHSNGVVFAWAMGITQHDNGVDNVYSIANTALLTGNAGKIGAGTMPIRGHSNVQGYGSMGVTVRLKQEIQTAMEKLLGRSLSRVPGYDTRALIEAADAGKVDTLICIGGNLYGANPNLVEAKRALGKIETIIYLATKPNLGHFHGLAKQNTLIIPVFNRFENPHKTTVESGNNFVRLNDEGKTHLKDADLIAEVDFLTEIADRVLGNDPVEWRNLQNTQYVRQLIADIIPGYEKIATIDQTQEEFTIGGRIFTKPRFATESGKAIMFTTPLPDLSLPQFQDFGLPESTFGLILTLITGRSYSQHNTVVYKAHDRYRGMPHRNCILMNQFDAERAGLQEHQPVTVQGDAGKLQNVEIIYGSVRRGSALMFYPEVNVIFKARIDKRCGTPAFKRVPVAVYAETDGGNSVSI